One genomic window of Magnolia sinica isolate HGM2019 chromosome 3, MsV1, whole genome shotgun sequence includes the following:
- the LOC131241322 gene encoding acyl-lipid (9-3)-desaturase, which produces MGEEVKARNFISTEELKNHNKPGDLWISIQGKVYDVTKWAKDHPGGDLPLLNLAGQDVTDAFVAYHPGSAWQYLDRFFIGHLQDYSVSDVSKDYRRLVSEFSKLGLFEKKGHVAFFTLSSMVLFFSLSLYGIIASSSALVHLACGGLMGWLWMQSGWIGHDSGHYQIMTNARINRFVQVLSGNCVSGISIAWWKRNHNAHHIACNSLDFDPDLQHMPFFAVSSKLFNSITSYFYERKMHFDALSRFLVSYQHWTFYPVMCFARINLFAQSILLLLSKKSVPNRRQEMLGVLFFWVWFPTVVSLLPNWGERVMFIVASFSVTGIQHVQFCLNHFSSSVYMGPPCGNDWFEKQTNGTLNITCPSWMDWFHGGLQFQIEHHLFPRLPRCNLRKVAPLVRDLCKKHNLPYASLSFWDSNVLTIRTLRAAALQARDITNPIPKNLVWEAVNTHG; this is translated from the coding sequence ATGGGAGAGGAGGTGAAGGCTAGGAATTTCATTTCAACAGAAGAGCTGAAGAATCACAATAAGCCAGGGGATCTTTGGATCTCAATCCAAGGCAAGGTGTACGACGTGACTAAATGGGCTAAAGACCACCCCGGCGGCGATCTCCCTCTCCTAAACCTCGCTGGCCAGGATGTCACCGATGCCTTCGTCGCCTACCACCCCGGCTCCGCCTGGCAATACCTCGATCGGTTCTTCATTGGCCATCTCCAAGACTACAGCGTCTCCGATGTCTCAAAGGACTACCGTCGCCTCGTCTCCGAATTCTCTAAGCTCGGCCTCTTCGAGAAGAAAGGACACGTCGCGTTCTTCACCCTCTCTTCCATggtcctcttcttctccctctctctctacggCATCATTGCATCCTCCAGCGCCTTGGTCCATTTGGCCTGTGGCGGATTGATGGGTTGGCTCTGGATGCAGTCCGGTTGGATCGGGCACGATTCTGGCCATTATCAGATCATGACCAATGCGCGTATAAATCGGTTCGTGCAGGTTCTGTCCGGCAATTGCGTGTCGGGTATCAGCATTGCCTGGTGGAAGAGGAACCACAACGCCCACCACATTGCCTGCAATAGCTTGGATTTCGATCCAGATCTCCAGCACATGCCCTTCTTCGCCGTCTCTTCCAAGTTGTTCAATTCCATAACTTCCTATTTCTATGAAAGGAAGATGCATTTCGATGCTCTTTCTCGGTTCCTGGTCAGTTACCAGCACTGGACTTTCTACCCTGTCATGTGCTTCGCCCGTATCAACCTCTTTGCCCAGTCCATCTTGCTGCTGCTGTCGAAGAAAAGTGTCCCCAATAGACGCCAGGAGATGTTGGGTGTTCTCTTCTTTTGGGTCTGGTTTCCAACCGTCGTTTCACTTCTGCCCAATTGGGGTGAGAGGGTGATGTTCATCGTCGCCAGCTTCTCCGTCACAGGAATTCAGCATGTCCAGTTCTGTCTCAACCACTTCTCATCCAGCGTTTACATGGGCCCGCCCTGTGGGAATGACTGGTTTGAGAAGCAGACCAATGGCACACTCAACATTACTTgcccatcatggatggattggTTCCATGGCGGACTCCAGTTCCAGATCGAGCATCATCTGTTCCCCCGGCTGCCTCGCTGCAATCTCAGGAAGGTTGCGCCTTTGGTGAGGGATCTGTGCAAGAAGCATAACTTGCCTTATGCAAGCCTGTCATTCTGGGATTCCAATGTGTTGACTATTAGGACGCTCAGGGCCGCAGCATTGCAGGCTCGGGACATCACCAACCCAATCCCGAAGAATTTGGTGTGGGAAGCTGTGAACACCCATGGTTGA